The following coding sequences lie in one Musa acuminata AAA Group cultivar baxijiao chromosome BXJ3-1, Cavendish_Baxijiao_AAA, whole genome shotgun sequence genomic window:
- the LOC135628533 gene encoding ATP-dependent Clp protease proteolytic subunit-related protein 2, chloroplastic-like yields the protein MAVSLQSTSLRPLALDPKPSLSLTSKSFVGLKSQSSGAFGYGPPNVSAGFHCRVHQSLFLRHRTKRGSQGRIFMMPIGTPRVPYRTPGEGTWQWVDLWNALYRERVIFIGEHIDEEFCNQVLATMLYLDSIESSKKMYLYINGPGGDLTPSMAIYDTMQSLKSPVATHCIGHAYNMAGFLLAAGEKGSRVGMPLCRVTLQPPAGAARGQADDIRNEANELLRIRDYLFGELAKKTGQPVEKINKDLSYVKRFNAQEALEYGLIDRILRPARIKADAPRKETAQQGQA from the exons ATGGCGGTCTCCCTGCAATCCACCAGCCTACGCCCTCTAGCCCTCGATCCGAAACCTTCCCTCAG CTTAACTAGCAAGAGCTTTGTCGGGCTCAAGTCGCAGTCATCTG GTGCTTTTGGGTATGGGCCGCCTAATGTCAGCGCTGGATTTCACTGTAGGGTTCATCAAAGCCTCTTTTTGAG GCATCGTACAAAAAGAGGTTCACAAGGACGCATATTTATGATGCCCATTGGTACTCCAAGAGTGCCATACAGAACTCCAGGTGAAGGAACTTGGCAATGGGTTGATCTGTGGAATGCTCTA TACCGAGAACGTGTTATCTTTATTGGGGAACATATAGATGAAGAATTCTGCAACCAAGTCTTGGCAACGATGTTATATCTTGACAGCATCGAGTCTTCCAAAAAGATGTACCTCTACATTAATGGCCCAGGTGGAGAT CTTACTCCAAGCATGGCTATATATGACACTATGCAAAGCTTAAAAAGTCCAGTTGCGACACACTGTATAGGCCATGCATATAACATGGCAGGGTTTCTTCTTGCGGCTGGAGAGAAG GGTAGCCGTGTTGGTATGCCTCTTTGTCGTGTTACCCTTCAACCACCTGCCGGAGCAGCTCGTGGCCAG GCTGATGATATTCGTAATGAAGCAAATGAACTCCTTCGAATTAGGGATTACCTATTCGGAGAATTGGCTAAAAAGACAGGGCAACCTGTTGAAAAG ATTAACAAGGATCTGAGTTATGTGAAGCGCTTCAATGCCCAAGAAGCTCTGGAGTATGGACTCATCGACCGAATCCTCAGACCAGCACGTATCAAGGCTGATGCCCCTCGTAAAGAAACAGCACAGCAGGGTCAGGCCTAG